From a single Staphylococcus epidermidis genomic region:
- the dat gene encoding D-amino-acid transaminase — translation MTKVFINGEFVNEEDAKVSYEDRGYVFGDGIYEYIRAYDGKLFTVKEHFERFLRSAEEIGLDLNYTIEELIELVRRLLKENNVVNGGIYIQATRGAAPRNHSFPTPPVKPVIMAFTKSYDRPYEELEQGVYAITTEDIRWLRCDIKSLNLLGNVLAKEYAVKYNAAEAIQHRGDIVTEGASSNVYAIKDGVIYTHPVNNFILNGITRRVIKWIAEDEQIPFKEETFTVEFLKSADEVIISSTSAEVMPITKIDGENVQDGQVGTITRQLQQGFEKYIQSHSI, via the coding sequence ATGACAAAAGTTTTTATAAATGGTGAATTTGTTAATGAAGAGGATGCTAAGGTTTCATATGAAGATCGAGGCTACGTGTTTGGGGACGGAATCTATGAATATATACGGGCATATGATGGGAAATTGTTTACCGTTAAAGAGCATTTTGAAAGATTTTTAAGAAGTGCTGAAGAAATAGGACTAGATTTAAATTATACTATTGAGGAATTAATTGAATTAGTACGCCGATTATTAAAAGAAAATAATGTGGTGAATGGCGGTATTTATATACAAGCTACTCGTGGTGCTGCTCCTCGAAATCATTCATTTCCTACACCACCTGTAAAACCTGTTATTATGGCGTTTACAAAAAGTTATGATAGACCTTATGAAGAATTAGAACAAGGAGTTTATGCCATTACAACTGAAGACATTAGATGGTTACGTTGTGATATTAAAAGTTTAAATTTATTAGGAAATGTATTAGCTAAAGAATATGCTGTTAAATATAATGCTGCAGAGGCTATACAACACCGAGGTGATATTGTCACTGAGGGTGCATCTAGTAATGTTTACGCAATTAAAGATGGAGTGATATACACGCATCCAGTTAATAATTTTATATTGAACGGAATTACTCGCCGTGTCATAAAATGGATAGCAGAGGATGAACAAATACCATTCAAAGAAGAAACATTTACAGTAGAATTTCTTAAAAGTGCTGATGAAGTTATCATTTCTAGTACTTCTGCAGAAGTTATGCCAATTACAAAAATTGATGGTGAAAATGTTCAAGACGGACAAGTTGGTACTATAACACGACAATTACAACAAGGATTTGAAAAGTATATTCAATCGCATAGTATTTAA
- a CDS encoding YtxH domain-containing protein: MGKSTNLFKIALGIGGAITVVALSRKESRDKLKQEYNKYKENPESYKSSAKDLATQIGNKANETIQEVKKNPKDYVERIKSNPKEFLEEEKSKIIGKNDQTQDDIEEGKFDAEGGATVNNNLRVVTEDDLKNNKNALQDKKE, translated from the coding sequence ATGGGAAAAAGTACTAATTTATTTAAAATTGCATTAGGCATTGGTGGTGCAATTACTGTTGTAGCATTATCACGTAAAGAAAGTCGAGATAAACTTAAACAAGAATATAATAAATATAAAGAAAATCCTGAATCATATAAATCTAGCGCTAAAGATTTAGCAACTCAAATAGGTAATAAAGCTAATGAAACAATTCAAGAAGTTAAGAAGAACCCTAAAGACTATGTTGAACGTATCAAAAGTAATCCTAAAGAATTTTTAGAAGAAGAAAAGTCTAAAATTATTGGCAAAAATGATCAGACACAAGATGATATTGAAGAAGGAAAATTTGATGCTGAAGGCGGCGCAACTGTCAATAACAATTTAAGAGTTGTTACTGAAGATGACTTAAAAAATAATAAAAATGCATTACAAGATAAAAAAGAATAA
- a CDS encoding PepSY domain-containing protein, which produces MKSVNFKKITILFFSTAFLILIFSLIFLTKKKLYNAELLLNEVKTYFREVKGSYIVQEPIVLENINHNQPIYQGGITVLKNDHLINYEFYADAVSGQIIDIIEL; this is translated from the coding sequence ATGAAGTCAGTTAATTTTAAAAAAATAACTATATTGTTTTTTTCTACAGCTTTTTTAATATTAATCTTTTCTCTCATTTTTTTGACGAAGAAAAAACTGTATAACGCCGAATTATTACTAAATGAAGTCAAAACTTATTTTAGAGAAGTAAAAGGTTCCTATATTGTGCAAGAACCAATCGTTTTAGAAAATATAAATCATAATCAACCAATATACCAAGGTGGTATCACAGTATTAAAAAATGACCATCTTATTAATTATGAATTTTATGCAGATGCTGTGTCAGGACAAATCATTGATATAATTGAACTCTGA
- a CDS encoding M42 family metallopeptidase: MTIDNSKTLERIKILTELHGAPGFEDEVRSYMKSEMEPYVDKFIQNKMGGFYGIKKSNKENAPRVMIAAHMDEIGFMITHINDNGMIQFTNLGGVANDIWQGQRLKIKNRYGKEIIGVVANIPKHFRTGNESIPQIKDLMLDIGASSSEEVRNRGVEVGDTIVPHTIMTQLSKNRYSAKAWDNRYGCVLAIEILELLKDVQLDVDLYVGANVQEEVGLRGAKAAAKQIDPDIAFVVDCSPANDIKGKQQLSGVLGEGTLIRIKDGTMILKPLFRDYLLKLAEENQIAYQYYISPGGTDGGEIHKENEGIPTAVIGVCARYIHSTDAVFDIRDYFSARHLLKESIIHLTSGQIQQLQYGKEF; this comes from the coding sequence ATGACTATTGATAACTCAAAAACATTGGAACGAATTAAAATATTAACAGAGCTTCATGGAGCACCTGGTTTTGAAGATGAAGTGAGAAGTTATATGAAAAGTGAAATGGAACCATACGTGGATAAGTTTATTCAAAATAAGATGGGTGGTTTCTATGGTATAAAAAAATCAAATAAAGAAAACGCACCTCGAGTTATGATAGCAGCACATATGGATGAAATAGGTTTTATGATTACTCATATTAATGATAATGGAATGATTCAATTTACGAATTTAGGTGGCGTGGCTAATGATATTTGGCAAGGACAAAGATTAAAAATAAAAAATAGATACGGTAAAGAAATCATAGGTGTAGTTGCTAATATTCCTAAACATTTTAGAACAGGAAATGAAAGCATACCTCAAATCAAAGATTTAATGCTAGATATTGGTGCTTCTTCATCAGAAGAAGTGCGCAATCGGGGTGTAGAGGTGGGCGATACAATAGTTCCTCACACAATAATGACTCAGTTGTCAAAAAACAGATACAGCGCGAAAGCCTGGGACAATCGATATGGTTGTGTCTTAGCTATTGAGATATTAGAATTATTAAAAGACGTTCAACTAGATGTTGACTTATATGTTGGTGCCAATGTACAAGAAGAAGTTGGACTTAGAGGAGCTAAAGCTGCCGCAAAGCAAATTGATCCTGATATTGCATTCGTTGTCGATTGCTCCCCTGCAAATGATATCAAAGGTAAACAACAACTTTCTGGTGTGTTAGGGGAGGGGACTTTAATTCGTATCAAAGATGGTACTATGATACTTAAACCATTATTTAGAGATTATCTCCTTAAGCTAGCAGAAGAAAATCAGATTGCATATCAATATTATATATCACCAGGTGGTACAGATGGTGGGGAGATTCATAAAGAAAATGAAGGTATACCAACAGCTGTTATTGGAGTATGTGCGCGTTATATTCATAGCACTGATGCGGTCTTTGATATTAGAGATTATTTTTCTGCACGTCACTTGCTAAAAGAAAGTATTATTCATTTAACAAGTGGACAAATTCAACAATTACAATATGGAAAGGAATTTTGA
- a CDS encoding DUF1444 domain-containing protein: protein MNVFQMRDKLKARLKHLDVEFKFDREEETLRIVRIDNHKGVTIKLNAIVAKYEEQKEKIIDEICYYVEEAIAQMGDEVINNVEDIQIMPVIRATSFDKETKEGHAFVLTEHTAETNIYYALDLGKSYRLIDENMLQTLNLTAQQVKEMSLFNVRKLECRYSTDEVKGNIFYFINTNDGYDASRILNTSFLNHIQHQCEGEMLVGVPHQDVLILADIRNKTGYDVMAHLTMEFFTKGLVPITSLSFGYDNGHLEPIFILGKNNKQKRDPNVIQRLEANRKKFKKD from the coding sequence ATGAATGTCTTCCAAATGAGAGATAAATTGAAAGCGCGTTTAAAACATTTAGACGTAGAATTCAAGTTTGATAGAGAAGAAGAAACGTTACGTATTGTAAGAATTGACAATCACAAAGGTGTAACGATTAAACTTAACGCTATCGTCGCAAAATATGAAGAACAAAAAGAAAAAATTATAGATGAAATTTGTTATTATGTCGAGGAAGCAATCGCTCAGATGGGTGATGAAGTGATTAATAATGTTGAGGACATACAAATTATGCCGGTTATAAGAGCTACAAGTTTCGACAAAGAAACTAAGGAAGGTCATGCATTTGTGTTAACAGAACATACTGCTGAAACTAATATATATTACGCTCTTGATCTAGGGAAATCTTATCGGCTAATAGATGAAAATATGTTACAAACGTTAAATTTAACTGCTCAACAAGTGAAAGAAATGTCACTATTTAATGTTCGTAAGTTAGAGTGTCGCTATAGTACGGATGAAGTTAAAGGTAATATTTTTTACTTCATCAACACAAATGATGGATATGATGCAAGTCGTATTTTAAATACTTCTTTTTTAAATCATATTCAACACCAATGTGAAGGTGAAATGCTTGTTGGTGTGCCACATCAAGATGTATTAATTCTTGCAGATATTAGAAATAAAACAGGTTATGATGTTATGGCTCATTTGACTATGGAATTCTTTACTAAAGGACTTGTTCCGATTACTTCTTTATCATTTGGTTATGATAACGGACATCTAGAGCCAATATTTATTTTGGGGAAAAATAATAAACAAAAAAGAGATCCTAACGTTATTCAACGTTTAGAAGCGAACAGAAAAAAATTCAAAAAAGATTAA
- the trmB gene encoding tRNA (guanosine(46)-N7)-methyltransferase TrmB, which yields MRVRYKPWAEDYLKNHPDLVDMDGAHAGKMSEWFEKEQPIYIEIGSGMGQFITTLAAQYPEINFVSMEREKSVMYKVLDKTKEMGLKNLKMICNDAIELNEYFKDKEISRIYLNFSDPWPKKRHAKRRLTYHTYLALYKQILKDDGEIHFKTDNRGLFAFSIESMSQFGMYFTKMNLNLHDEDDEDNIVTEYEKKFSEKGSRIYRMEAKFHKCFE from the coding sequence ATGAGAGTTCGTTACAAACCGTGGGCCGAAGATTATTTAAAGAACCATCCTGATTTAGTAGACATGGATGGTGCTCACGCAGGTAAAATGTCTGAGTGGTTCGAAAAAGAACAACCGATTTATATTGAAATTGGTTCAGGAATGGGACAATTTATAACAACATTAGCAGCACAATATCCAGAGATTAATTTTGTATCAATGGAACGTGAAAAAAGTGTGATGTACAAAGTTCTTGATAAAACAAAAGAAATGGGTCTTAAAAATTTAAAAATGATTTGTAATGATGCTATTGAGCTTAATGAGTATTTCAAAGATAAAGAAATATCTAGAATTTACTTAAATTTTTCAGATCCTTGGCCTAAAAAGCGCCATGCAAAAAGACGTTTGACGTATCATACATACCTTGCATTATATAAACAAATACTTAAAGATGACGGTGAAATTCATTTTAAAACTGATAATCGTGGTTTGTTCGCATTTAGTATAGAAAGTATGTCGCAATTTGGAATGTACTTTACTAAAATGAATTTAAATTTACACGATGAAGATGATGAAGATAATATAGTGACAGAATATGAGAAGAAATTCTCTGAAAAGGGATCTCGTATTTATCGAATGGAAGCTAAATTTCATAAATGTTTCGAATAG
- a CDS encoding phosphotransferase family protein, with translation MEQFYQLGWTLDSAGGASGEAYMAEQDGQKLFLKRNSNPFIAALSAEGIVPKLVWTKRIETGEVVTAQHWKNGRELNEDEMNQTRVAELLHKIHGSRPLLTMLKRMEMEPITPDIMLNKINASLSREVLTHHVVRRALTYLEDHIPNLDARFFTVVHGDVNHNNWLLSDRDELYLVDWEGAMIADPAIDIGMLLYNYVPQNKWSQWFKTYGVEESVNLNKRMKWYTVIQAIGLIQWYEEQKRYRDMNTWLKFLNEVMNSNLFI, from the coding sequence TTGGAGCAGTTTTATCAGTTAGGGTGGACACTTGATTCGGCAGGAGGAGCTTCTGGTGAAGCATATATGGCTGAACAAGATGGACAAAAATTATTTTTAAAACGAAATTCAAATCCTTTTATTGCTGCGCTATCTGCAGAAGGAATTGTACCTAAACTTGTTTGGACGAAACGTATTGAAACAGGTGAAGTAGTAACAGCTCAGCATTGGAAAAATGGCAGAGAATTAAATGAAGATGAAATGAACCAAACAAGAGTCGCTGAACTACTACATAAAATTCACGGTTCAAGACCTTTATTAACTATGCTAAAGCGTATGGAGATGGAACCTATTACGCCTGACATTATGTTGAATAAAATTAACGCATCACTTTCAAGAGAAGTTTTGACACATCATGTTGTGAGAAGAGCTTTAACTTACCTTGAAGATCATATACCGAATTTAGACGCACGTTTCTTTACTGTTGTACATGGAGATGTTAATCATAACAACTGGTTATTATCAGATCGGGATGAACTTTACCTTGTGGATTGGGAAGGTGCAATGATTGCAGACCCAGCGATTGACATTGGTATGCTGCTTTACAATTACGTTCCTCAAAACAAATGGTCTCAGTGGTTTAAAACTTATGGCGTTGAAGAAAGTGTCAATTTGAATAAACGTATGAAATGGTACACAGTTATTCAAGCAATAGGTCTTATTCAATGGTATGAAGAACAAAAACGCTATAGAGATATGAATACATGGCTGAAATTTTTAAATGAAGTAATGAATAGTAACTTATTTATATAA
- a CDS encoding pseudouridine synthase, producing the protein MRLDKFLANMGVGTRSEVKQLLKKGSVKVNQNIVKLPKLHVNPNSDEIMVNDEVVSYIDKVYIMLNKPKGYISATEDEVHPTIIDLIPEYAHLNIFPVGRLDKDTEGLLLVTNDGQFNHEVMNPNKHVSKTYEVYSKHPITQFDIDKFKSGIELSDGKLKPAILKKVDNYVSHVTIYEGKYHQVKRMFHSIENEVLELKRIKIAQLELDHNLDLGSYRLLTQIDFDNLKN; encoded by the coding sequence ATGAGATTAGATAAATTTCTAGCTAATATGGGTGTTGGAACGCGATCAGAAGTTAAACAGTTACTCAAAAAAGGATCTGTTAAAGTCAACCAAAATATAGTTAAGTTACCTAAACTTCATGTTAATCCTAATTCTGATGAGATAATGGTAAATGATGAAGTAGTTAGTTATATCGACAAAGTGTATATCATGTTAAACAAACCAAAAGGTTATATTTCAGCGACAGAGGATGAGGTGCATCCTACTATTATTGATTTGATACCTGAATATGCACATTTAAATATTTTTCCGGTCGGACGTTTGGACAAAGATACAGAAGGATTACTCCTTGTTACAAATGATGGACAGTTTAATCATGAAGTAATGAATCCCAATAAGCATGTTTCAAAGACTTATGAAGTCTATTCAAAACACCCAATAACTCAATTCGATATTGATAAATTTAAATCCGGAATAGAATTATCAGATGGAAAATTAAAGCCTGCAATTTTAAAGAAAGTTGATAATTATGTATCACATGTCACTATTTACGAAGGAAAATATCATCAAGTTAAAAGAATGTTTCATAGTATCGAAAATGAGGTATTAGAATTGAAACGCATAAAGATTGCTCAACTAGAACTAGATCATAATTTAGATTTGGGTAGTTACCGTTTGTTAACACAAATAGATTTTGATAATCTTAAGAACTAA
- a CDS encoding thioredoxin family protein, with the protein MIKLESEQQFEELKKGYTVFEFTAGWCPDCKVIEPDLPKLEKKYSQLQFVSVDRDQFIDICVQNDILGIPSFLIFKEGQLLGSYIGKERKSIDQIDQFLSQHI; encoded by the coding sequence ATGATTAAACTTGAATCAGAACAACAATTTGAAGAATTAAAAAAAGGGTATACAGTATTTGAATTCACTGCTGGATGGTGTCCAGATTGTAAAGTAATTGAACCGGATTTACCTAAATTAGAGAAAAAATACAGTCAATTACAATTTGTGTCTGTAGATAGAGATCAATTTATAGATATTTGTGTTCAAAATGATATTTTAGGCATTCCTAGTTTTCTTATCTTTAAAGAAGGTCAACTTTTAGGAAGCTATATAGGTAAAGAGAGAAAATCAATTGATCAAATTGATCAATTTTTATCTCAACACATTTAA
- the ytpR gene encoding YtpR family tRNA-binding protein: protein MNLFYNPKGVGDVAFIQIEPSVGPFEYEQKHGVVEIKKENEVVGYNIFNVSNNVTINDNGHIKLTTELIKDLQQLITEAGFDYQLDTDVSPKFVVGYVETKEKHPNADKLSVLNVNVGTEKLQIVCGAPNVESGQKVVVAKVGAVMPSGMVIKDAQLRGVDSSGMICSMKELNLPNAPKEKGIMVLNDDYDIGQAFFE from the coding sequence ATGAACTTATTTTACAATCCTAAAGGTGTTGGAGATGTTGCATTTATTCAAATTGAACCTTCAGTTGGTCCTTTTGAATATGAACAAAAACATGGTGTGGTAGAAATCAAAAAAGAAAATGAGGTAGTAGGTTATAATATATTTAATGTGTCTAATAATGTGACAATAAATGATAATGGACATATTAAACTAACTACTGAATTAATCAAAGATTTACAACAACTGATTACTGAAGCAGGTTTTGATTATCAACTTGATACTGATGTATCGCCTAAATTTGTAGTTGGTTACGTAGAAACTAAAGAAAAACACCCTAATGCAGACAAACTAAGTGTGTTGAATGTAAATGTCGGTACTGAAAAACTTCAAATTGTTTGTGGGGCTCCAAATGTAGAATCTGGTCAGAAGGTCGTTGTTGCAAAAGTTGGGGCCGTTATGCCAAGCGGAATGGTAATTAAAGATGCCCAATTACGTGGGGTAGATTCTAGTGGTATGATTTGCTCAATGAAAGAATTAAATTTGCCTAATGCTCCTAAAGAAAAAGGAATTATGGTACTTAACGATGACTATGATATTGGTCAGGCATTTTTTGAATAA
- the pepV gene encoding dipeptidase PepV, which translates to MWKEKVLEYENQMIEDLKGLLSIESIRDDSKATADAPVGPGPREALDYMYNLGKRDGFSTHDVDHIAGRIEAGKGEDVLGILCHVDVVPAGDGWDSNPFQPVVTDNAIIARGTLDDKGPTIAAYYAVKILNEMKVDWKKRIHIIIGTDEESDWKCTDRYFKTEEMPTLGFAPDAEFPAIHGEKGITTFDLVQNEVTEDTDEPDYELLKFESGQRYNMVPDYAKAEVLVKENMTDVIQNFENFLQQNQLQGESTVDSGILILTIEGKAVHGMDPSLGVNAGLFLLKFLASLNLNKSAKDFVEFNERYLFESHFGEKMGMKFHTDIMGDVTTNIGVISYDKEKAGSYGINLRYPEGFKFEDAIDRFRSEINELGFNLELGKVQKPHYVDKNDPFVKTLVNAYRNQTGDMTEPYTIGGGTYARNLDKGVAFGAMFADSEDLMHQKNEYITKKQLINATSIYLEAIYALCVED; encoded by the coding sequence ATGTGGAAAGAAAAGGTTCTAGAGTACGAAAATCAAATGATTGAAGATCTTAAAGGTTTATTATCTATAGAAAGCATCAGAGATGATTCTAAAGCCACTGCTGATGCACCTGTGGGACCAGGACCGAGAGAAGCTCTTGATTACATGTACAATTTAGGTAAAAGAGATGGTTTTTCAACGCATGACGTTGATCATATAGCTGGTAGAATTGAAGCTGGTAAAGGAGAAGATGTATTAGGTATTTTATGTCATGTCGATGTAGTACCCGCAGGCGATGGGTGGGATTCAAACCCATTCCAACCAGTAGTGACAGACAATGCAATTATAGCCAGAGGGACACTGGATGATAAAGGACCCACCATTGCTGCCTATTATGCAGTTAAAATTTTAAATGAGATGAAGGTAGATTGGAAAAAACGTATACACATTATTATCGGAACTGATGAAGAATCAGATTGGAAATGTACAGACAGATATTTCAAAACAGAAGAAATGCCTACCTTAGGTTTTGCTCCAGATGCAGAATTCCCAGCAATACATGGTGAAAAAGGTATAACAACCTTTGATTTAGTACAAAATGAAGTGACAGAAGATACAGATGAACCTGACTATGAGTTATTAAAATTTGAATCTGGTCAAAGATACAATATGGTTCCTGATTATGCTAAGGCAGAAGTGCTCGTCAAAGAAAATATGACAGATGTCATTCAAAACTTTGAAAACTTTTTACAACAAAATCAACTACAAGGTGAAAGTACAGTTGACAGTGGTATTTTAATATTAACAATTGAGGGTAAAGCAGTTCATGGCATGGATCCATCTTTAGGTGTTAATGCAGGATTGTTTTTACTTAAATTTTTAGCAAGTCTTAATCTAAATAAAAGCGCAAAAGATTTCGTAGAATTCAATGAGCGATACTTATTTGAATCTCACTTTGGTGAAAAAATGGGTATGAAGTTCCATACTGATATTATGGGAGATGTCACTACTAATATCGGGGTTATCAGTTATGATAAAGAAAAAGCAGGCAGTTATGGTATTAATCTAAGATATCCCGAAGGATTTAAATTTGAAGACGCAATCGATAGATTTAGAAGTGAAATTAATGAACTAGGTTTTAATTTAGAACTTGGCAAAGTTCAAAAACCACACTATGTCGATAAAAATGATCCATTTGTAAAAACACTTGTAAACGCATATAGAAATCAAACAGGTGATATGACTGAACCATATACGATTGGTGGAGGAACATATGCGAGAAATTTAGATAAGGGTGTCGCATTTGGTGCGATGTTTGCAGATTCAGAAGATTTAATGCATCAAAAAAATGAGTATATAACTAAAAAGCAATTGATCAATGCAACAAGTATTTATTTAGAAGCTATTTACGCTTTATGTGTGGAGGATTAA